The window TCATGGAACTGGCCCTTCGCCCGCAAGGACATGGAGATCTACGGCGCCACTGGCTACGTCGACACCCTCTACGACGACAAAGACCCCGGAGCCAAACTCCGCATCCGCCTCCACGGCGAGCCCACCGAGCACGTCGAGACCGCACCCGCACTCGCGACACCCCAAAACAGCTCGCTCAGCTACCTCGCAGCCGTCATCAACGGCACCCTCAAGCCACAACACGACCTCACCTCACTCGACACCAACGTCGCCGTCGTCCGCATCCTCGACGCCGCCCGCCGCTCCGCACAAACCGGCCGCACCATCCACCTCGCCGACGAGGTTGCAAAGACGAAGTAGCCTTCAACCCCATTCATAGCCGGGTGCCCCATATCTCGATTTTGAGATGTGGGCATTCGCGCGAATGCGCGAACCGCTCCTCCAAATCCGCAATAGCACCGTGACCACCATCCACTCGCCAACAAAGCTTCGACGAAGAAGAAGAAGAGAGCGCTGCGCCTCCCGCGATGCCAGTTCTAGCTCTCCTGGCTTAGTTTCTCCAGCCGCGCGGCCCAAGCTTTAGGAGGCATGCCAAACGTCCGTCGAAAGATCTCTACAAAGGCGCTCGGTTGCCGGTATCCGATGCAGAAGGCGATCTCCTTGACGGGGCGGCCTTGAACGAGGAGCTCCACAGCTTTCGTCAGTCGAACCTGCCGCCTCCACAGCTCAAAGCTGGTGCCGGTCTCCGTGCGAAATATCCTCTGAATCGTTCTCACGCTGACTCCTGCATCCCTGCAAATGGCGGCGAGAGACTTCGTCTGGTCAGGCGCTGACAGCACAGCCTGGGCAACATGCAATGCTCGCTCGTCTCTTGGCAGGGCCACGAACGTCGGAACCGGAGATGCAACCTCCAGATGCAGAACAACAAGATCACGGAGCGCCCGTTCGTGGTGCTGCCTCGTTCGCAGCTTCCCAATGCGCACAGTCTCCAGCACAAGTTCACGTAACAATGGCGTCACGTGAAGTACCGTGTTCCCGGAGGACCGCATACGCACCAGTCC is drawn from Edaphobacter lichenicola and contains these coding sequences:
- a CDS encoding AraC family transcriptional regulator, with product MRHSRILRDFDPKSGVSVATLAYEYAAGFQVAEHAHGADQLIYAIRGVMEVFSGQSMWLVPPRFALWVPAKTYHRIHMPGTVSMRTLYFRPGLVRMRSSGNTVLHVTPLLRELVLETVRIGKLRTRQHHERALRDLVVLHLEVASPVPTFVALPRDERALHVAQAVLSAPDQTKSLAAICRDAGVSVRTIQRIFRTETGTSFELWRRQVRLTKAVELLVQGRPVKEIAFCIGYRQPSAFVEIFRRTFGMPPKAWAARLEKLSQES